A region from the uncultured Macellibacteroides sp. genome encodes:
- the ybaK gene encoding Cys-tRNA(Pro) deacylase, whose amino-acid sequence MKINKTNVARLLDKAKIDYQLISYEVDESDLSAIHVAEQLGEDVNHVFKTLVLKGDKAGFFVCVIPGHEEVDLKLAAKVSGNKNCEMIPMKELLATTGYIRGACSPIGMKKHFPTFIHETCLEYSSIYVSAGQRGLQIKLAPSDLIKEVAATVCKLI is encoded by the coding sequence ATGAAAATCAACAAGACCAATGTAGCCAGACTACTTGATAAAGCCAAGATTGATTACCAGCTTATTTCTTATGAGGTGGATGAAAGCGATTTGAGCGCTATTCATGTTGCCGAACAATTGGGAGAAGACGTAAATCACGTTTTCAAAACATTAGTTCTCAAAGGGGATAAAGCCGGCTTCTTTGTATGTGTAATTCCTGGCCATGAAGAAGTTGACCTTAAGCTTGCTGCAAAAGTATCAGGTAATAAAAATTGTGAAATGATTCCTATGAAAGAATTACTCGCAACAACTGGTTACATACGGGGAGCCTGTTCGCCCATTGGAATGAAAAAACATTTTCCAACCTTTATACACGAAACCTGTCTGGAATACTCATCCATTTATGTAAGTGCCGGGCAGCGTGGATTGCAAATTAAGCTCGCCCCCTCCGACCTAATTAAAGAAGTGGCAGCAACGGTTTGTAAACTGATATAA
- a CDS encoding Tex family protein, which yields MTEIFNSLISKTLGISARQIEKTIGLLDEGATIPFISRYRKEVTGALDEVQIGDIKDQYDKLTELEKRKKTILSSIEEQNKLTPELKKRIEASWDSTELEDIYLPFKPKRQTKAEIARKKGLEPLATLLMMQATQDIKKATSSYIKGEVKDAKDALQGARDIIAEWVNEDEQARNTVRNFFARTSVISSKVIKGKEEEGSKYRDYFDFSEPLNRCSSHRLLALRRGETEGFLRVSISPDTEGCMERLTRKFVKGNSDASAQVEEAVTDSFKRLLKPSIETEYANLSKVKADEEAIRVFSENLRQLLLSAPLGQKRVLGVDPGYRTGCKIVCLDAQGNLVHNEAIYPHPPQNEKGKAAAKVAQLVSTYAIDAIAIGNGTASRETEEFITGIRYDRKVQVFVVSENGASIYSASKIAREEFPEYDVTVRGAVSIGRRLMDPLAELVKIDPKSIGVGQYQHDVEQNALKKSLDITVESCVNLVGVDVNTASKHLLTYISGLGPTLAQNIVTYRAEHGPFASRRELLKVPRMGEKAFEQSAGFLRITNGKNPLDNSAVHPESYPIVEKMAKDLRCTVSDLITNKELKKKLDLGKYVTGNIGLPTLTDIMEELDKPGRDPRQTIKVFEFDPNVKKLEDLKEGMVLPGIVTNITAFGCFVDVGIKENGLVHISEMADRFISDPTQVVSMHQHVKVKVQSVDLVRKRVQLSMKGL from the coding sequence ATGACTGAAATATTCAACTCATTAATTTCTAAAACGCTTGGTATCTCTGCGCGTCAGATAGAAAAAACTATAGGACTTCTGGATGAAGGCGCTACCATTCCTTTTATAAGCCGGTATCGTAAAGAAGTTACCGGAGCTTTGGACGAAGTTCAAATTGGTGATATAAAAGACCAGTACGACAAACTAACAGAGTTAGAGAAAAGAAAAAAAACCATCTTGTCGTCTATCGAGGAACAGAACAAACTTACCCCCGAACTAAAAAAACGAATTGAGGCATCGTGGGACAGCACTGAACTGGAAGATATCTACCTTCCTTTCAAACCGAAACGTCAGACCAAAGCAGAAATTGCCCGTAAAAAAGGATTGGAACCATTGGCTACTCTCCTTATGATGCAAGCTACACAAGATATAAAAAAAGCGACCAGTTCTTATATCAAAGGTGAAGTTAAGGATGCTAAGGATGCTCTTCAGGGAGCCCGCGATATTATTGCCGAATGGGTAAATGAAGATGAGCAAGCCCGCAATACGGTAAGGAACTTCTTTGCTCGCACCTCTGTTATTTCTTCAAAGGTTATTAAAGGAAAAGAAGAAGAAGGGAGCAAATATCGTGACTATTTTGATTTCAGCGAACCATTAAACCGTTGTTCATCTCACCGTTTACTTGCTCTGCGCAGGGGAGAAACAGAAGGATTTTTACGGGTATCTATCTCTCCCGACACCGAAGGTTGCATGGAAAGGCTTACCCGAAAGTTTGTAAAAGGAAATTCAGATGCTTCTGCTCAGGTTGAAGAAGCTGTTACTGACTCCTTTAAACGCTTATTAAAACCTTCGATCGAAACAGAATATGCCAATCTCAGCAAAGTGAAAGCGGATGAAGAAGCCATCCGGGTGTTTTCAGAAAATCTTCGTCAGCTTCTGCTATCGGCTCCGCTTGGACAAAAGCGCGTGTTGGGCGTGGATCCGGGATATCGTACCGGATGTAAAATTGTCTGTCTGGATGCGCAGGGAAATTTAGTGCATAACGAAGCCATTTATCCTCACCCGCCCCAGAACGAAAAAGGAAAAGCTGCCGCCAAAGTAGCTCAGCTTGTAAGTACCTATGCCATTGATGCTATTGCCATTGGAAATGGTACAGCCAGCCGCGAAACAGAAGAGTTTATAACAGGCATCCGTTACGACAGAAAAGTACAGGTTTTTGTTGTTTCCGAAAACGGAGCATCCATCTATTCTGCATCGAAAATAGCCCGGGAAGAATTTCCTGAATACGATGTAACTGTACGAGGCGCCGTAAGTATTGGCCGTCGGTTAATGGATCCGCTGGCAGAACTTGTAAAGATTGATCCCAAAAGCATAGGAGTCGGGCAATATCAACACGATGTGGAACAAAACGCCCTGAAAAAAAGCCTTGATATAACAGTGGAAAGTTGCGTAAACTTAGTTGGTGTTGATGTTAATACAGCAAGCAAGCATTTGCTAACCTATATTTCTGGTCTTGGTCCGACTCTGGCACAGAATATTGTTACCTACCGTGCAGAACACGGACCATTTGCTTCGCGCCGGGAATTACTGAAAGTTCCCCGCATGGGAGAAAAGGCATTCGAGCAATCAGCGGGTTTTCTTCGCATCACCAATGGAAAGAATCCACTTGACAATTCGGCAGTCCATCCCGAAAGCTATCCTATCGTGGAAAAGATGGCAAAGGATCTGAGATGCACAGTGTCTGATCTTATCACCAACAAAGAATTAAAGAAGAAACTGGATCTGGGAAAATACGTTACAGGCAATATAGGACTACCAACCCTTACCGATATCATGGAAGAACTTGATAAACCGGGACGCGACCCTCGCCAGACTATCAAAGTATTTGAATTCGATCCCAATGTGAAAAAACTGGAAGATCTGAAAGAAGGAATGGTTTTACCCGGTATCGTTACTAATATAACAGCCTTTGGTTGCTTTGTTGATGTTGGTATTAAAGAAAATGGACTGGTCCATATTTCGGAAATGGCAGATCGTTTTATCAGCGACCCTACTCAGGTAGTAAGTATGCACCAGCATGTGAAAGTGAAAGTACAAAGCGTAGACCTTGTACGTAAACGTGTTCAACTATCAATGAAAGGATTATAA
- a CDS encoding ATP-binding cassette domain-containing protein: protein MRRLKKNIQMAFSIGIMFLAWEGLALMVNKPALVPGVPDLVVTLGSLILSANFYLSVLATLGRGIAGLILSGVLAMCTALLFARNENVYGLFKPLLTLMRSVPVISFILLALLFLQPEQIPFIIAFLTMFPLLSENLTKGLLHLRPELSVMGHVFQINRVNYFTQIVYPQLKPFLFSGLASAAGFGWRAIIMGEVLSQCSFGIGSEMKRAQNFIEVPELLAWTLIAVAISFVFDRGLDALSRISYPIRYKAEDNLHEMQATQAIVLTKISHSYGKRSVLKDFSHQFEKGRIYGISAPSGWGKTTLLNIINGTLKPTAGKIERPDSHGIASVFQEPYLVNQITGLDNIALPLASFYTKEKANEIARRFCKLMELEEVAHHHPDTMSYGQQQRIAIARALAFPSALLLMDEPFKGLDEPLAARIIQQIRKLHEINKQTIIFVSHQPDTLTLLADETIKL, encoded by the coding sequence ATGCGCAGATTGAAAAAAAACATACAAATGGCTTTCTCCATTGGAATTATGTTCCTGGCTTGGGAAGGCTTGGCACTTATGGTAAACAAGCCGGCGCTTGTTCCCGGAGTGCCCGACTTAGTCGTAACCTTGGGATCTCTGATACTATCTGCCAACTTTTACCTTTCCGTATTAGCTACACTTGGACGAGGAATAGCCGGCTTGATTCTTTCCGGAGTATTGGCCATGTGTACGGCTCTGCTTTTTGCCCGCAATGAGAACGTTTACGGACTCTTTAAACCGTTGCTCACGCTCATGCGTTCTGTTCCCGTTATCTCCTTTATCCTTCTTGCTTTACTATTTTTGCAACCCGAACAGATTCCATTTATTATAGCATTCCTTACCATGTTTCCGCTTCTAAGCGAAAACTTAACGAAAGGACTACTGCATCTCCGTCCGGAACTGTCTGTTATGGGACATGTATTTCAGATTAACAGAGTAAACTATTTTACTCAGATTGTGTATCCGCAATTAAAACCATTCCTTTTCAGCGGACTTGCGTCTGCAGCAGGCTTTGGGTGGCGTGCCATTATTATGGGCGAAGTATTGTCGCAGTGCTCTTTTGGTATCGGGAGTGAAATGAAACGGGCCCAAAACTTTATTGAAGTGCCGGAATTACTGGCATGGACATTGATTGCTGTTGCTATTAGTTTTGTATTCGACAGAGGTTTGGATGCTTTAAGCCGTATCTCCTACCCCATACGATACAAAGCAGAAGATAATCTACATGAAATGCAAGCTACACAAGCGATTGTTTTGACGAAGATAAGTCACAGTTACGGTAAAAGATCGGTACTGAAAGATTTTTCCCATCAATTTGAAAAGGGACGCATATATGGTATCTCTGCCCCCTCGGGTTGGGGAAAGACTACATTACTGAACATCATTAACGGTACATTAAAACCTACGGCAGGTAAAATAGAAAGGCCAGACTCTCATGGAATTGCTTCTGTATTTCAGGAACCATACCTGGTAAACCAAATTACAGGATTGGATAACATAGCATTACCTCTTGCCTCCTTTTACACAAAAGAAAAGGCAAATGAAATTGCCCGTCGCTTTTGCAAACTTATGGAACTTGAAGAGGTGGCACATCACCATCCGGATACCATGAGTTACGGTCAGCAGCAAAGGATAGCCATTGCCAGAGCACTGGCATTCCCTTCGGCTTTGTTGCTAATGGACGAGCCATTCAAGGGTTTGGACGAACCACTTGCCGCCCGGATCATTCAGCAAATCCGAAAGCTCCATGAAATCAATAAACAAACTATTATCTTTGTTTCGCATCAGCCAGACACATTGACTTTGCTGGCAGACGAAACAATAAAACTATAA
- a CDS encoding ABC transporter substrate-binding protein: protein MKLLRGPSSIAFAQLMESQPVIDGMVLQTEVVDSPELIQAQLIKGEADIAVLPMISAVNLYNKGVTYPLLGCPLWGTLYLVGRDSSATILHLFGSGTSPDILTRYYLDKHKSWQPKLNYTFGSARDIMMGIQTGTVETAVLSEPFVSMALAKDSTLRILADLNRPLPDSPGFAQTAVVFSPKLAKFRKEIDKLLAASCKFAVDNPEQAIRIMEERKVFGKGMLSKSSILRCRINYVPACEAKEAVSSLLRIILKYEPKAIGGHLPDSTFVVCAD from the coding sequence TTGAAACTTTTAAGAGGACCTTCGTCCATAGCATTTGCCCAATTAATGGAATCGCAGCCTGTTATCGATGGTATGGTCTTGCAGACTGAGGTTGTGGATTCTCCAGAATTAATACAGGCACAACTCATTAAGGGGGAGGCTGACATTGCTGTTCTTCCCATGATAAGTGCTGTAAATCTTTACAACAAAGGTGTTACCTATCCCCTTCTTGGATGTCCTTTGTGGGGAACGCTTTATTTGGTTGGACGCGATTCTTCAGCAACCATATTGCATCTTTTCGGTAGCGGTACATCGCCAGATATTCTTACACGTTACTATCTGGATAAACATAAAAGCTGGCAGCCGAAATTAAACTATACTTTTGGATCGGCCCGCGATATAATGATGGGGATACAAACCGGGACCGTGGAAACTGCTGTACTAAGTGAACCATTCGTAAGTATGGCATTGGCAAAAGATTCCACACTAAGGATTCTGGCCGACCTTAATCGCCCCTTGCCCGATTCGCCCGGGTTTGCCCAGACGGCAGTTGTATTTAGCCCAAAACTTGCAAAATTTCGTAAAGAAATAGATAAGTTACTAGCTGCGTCGTGTAAATTTGCCGTCGACAACCCCGAACAAGCCATAAGAATCATGGAAGAAAGGAAAGTTTTTGGTAAAGGAATGCTCTCGAAAAGCAGTATTCTACGGTGCAGAATCAATTATGTACCCGCATGCGAGGCTAAAGAAGCTGTTTCGTCTCTGCTGAGAATAATTCTGAAATATGAACCCAAGGCAATTGGCGGACATCTGCCTGATTCAACATTTGTAGTATGCGCAGATTGA
- a CDS encoding pentapeptide repeat-containing protein, producing MADIFNEKVYDSFVFEKQSIPGNKLSGKEFNGCTFINCDFSDCNLLDCNFIDCHFDTCNLSNAKLGNTGLKEVAFVNCKLIGIDFTDCSDFLFAVQFDKCVLDYSFFLKKNLKKTFFLDCSIREANFSESNLTDAHFQGCDLHQTVFERTNLHGVDFRTASNYSINPEVNNIRKARFSYPAVLGLLDKYGIIVV from the coding sequence ATGGCAGATATATTTAACGAAAAAGTCTACGATAGCTTTGTTTTCGAAAAACAGAGTATACCTGGCAATAAACTATCCGGGAAAGAGTTTAACGGGTGCACTTTTATCAATTGCGATTTTTCTGATTGTAACTTATTGGATTGCAATTTTATCGACTGTCATTTTGATACATGTAATTTAAGTAACGCTAAATTAGGGAATACCGGATTAAAGGAGGTTGCTTTCGTAAATTGTAAGTTAATCGGAATAGATTTCACCGATTGCTCAGATTTTCTGTTTGCTGTCCAATTCGATAAGTGTGTTCTTGACTATTCATTCTTTTTGAAAAAGAATCTGAAGAAAACATTTTTTCTGGATTGCTCAATAAGGGAAGCCAATTTTAGTGAATCCAATTTAACCGATGCCCATTTTCAGGGATGTGATTTGCATCAAACTGTTTTTGAACGGACCAATCTTCATGGTGTGGATTTCAGAACGGCATCCAATTACTCTATTAACCCTGAGGTAAATAACATAAGGAAAGCCAGATTTTCTTATCCAGCCGTATTGGGCTTGCTCGATAAATACGGTATAATCGTGGTATAA
- a CDS encoding amino acid carrier protein has protein sequence MQEISNILSLIDSYIGGSQWFVLLLLGTGLFFTLYLRFPQIRYFRHALKVVSGKYDNKHDEGDTSHFQSLATALSGTVGTGNIAGVALAVHLGGPGALFWMFITAFLGMTTKMVEVTLSHKYRETTKKGSISGGPMYYMKNRLHMRWLAVIFALATISSSFGTGSLPQINSISNAMFSSFNIPLYISGAILSVLLGLIIIGGITRIAKVTEKLVPFMAIFYFLGSLSVIFYNYDNIIPSLGMLFHDILNGSSAAGGFLGASVSLAFNRGVNRGLFSNEAGQGSAAIAHAAAKTKEPVSEGMVALLEPFIDTIIICMLTGLVLISSGTWAEKYENQFQQTDMFLLANKYNEENADDKLAVAKHITGDKLLPLYEGKITIKKGQIETPVTLLHSRSFADDVRFKQGKELFSGELTVKNGKISLPIIKSHPITVQGKSLLHSAPLSTEAFKKGFFGDWGQYIIPFSLLMFAFSTAISWSYYGDRAVTYLWGSKYVRTYHVIYVIGFFFASFTDTTIIWIFSGISIALMTLPNLLGILLLHKEVKTSVDEYWKKYKE, from the coding sequence ATGCAAGAAATAAGCAATATTCTATCTCTAATAGACTCTTATATTGGCGGGTCACAATGGTTTGTACTATTACTCTTAGGTACAGGTTTGTTTTTTACCCTATATCTAAGATTTCCTCAGATACGATACTTCCGGCACGCGTTAAAAGTAGTTTCAGGAAAATACGACAACAAACACGATGAAGGTGACACATCTCACTTTCAATCGCTTGCAACCGCACTATCTGGCACTGTAGGTACAGGAAACATCGCAGGTGTAGCCCTGGCAGTACATTTAGGAGGGCCCGGTGCCTTATTCTGGATGTTTATAACCGCCTTTCTGGGTATGACTACAAAGATGGTTGAAGTAACTCTTTCGCATAAATACCGCGAAACAACGAAAAAAGGATCTATATCGGGTGGACCGATGTATTATATGAAAAACAGATTGCATATGCGATGGCTTGCTGTAATCTTTGCATTAGCCACAATTAGTTCATCATTCGGAACAGGAAGTCTGCCCCAGATAAACAGCATATCCAATGCCATGTTTTCATCGTTCAACATCCCTCTATACATAAGTGGAGCCATCCTTTCCGTATTGCTCGGTTTAATTATTATTGGAGGAATAACACGTATAGCCAAAGTAACAGAGAAGCTCGTTCCTTTTATGGCCATCTTTTACTTTTTGGGATCTTTAAGCGTAATTTTCTATAACTACGACAATATCATCCCTTCATTGGGAATGTTATTTCACGACATACTGAACGGTTCTTCGGCTGCCGGAGGATTTTTAGGAGCAAGCGTATCTCTGGCATTTAACAGGGGTGTAAACCGAGGCCTGTTTTCCAATGAAGCCGGTCAGGGCTCTGCGGCAATAGCACATGCTGCTGCCAAGACTAAAGAACCGGTTTCTGAAGGAATGGTTGCTCTGCTTGAACCTTTTATAGATACCATTATAATATGCATGCTTACCGGATTGGTATTGATATCTTCCGGAACCTGGGCCGAAAAATATGAAAACCAATTTCAGCAAACCGATATGTTTTTACTTGCCAACAAATATAACGAGGAAAACGCAGATGATAAGTTGGCTGTAGCAAAACACATAACAGGAGATAAGCTGCTACCTCTTTACGAAGGAAAAATTACAATCAAAAAAGGACAAATTGAAACACCTGTCACGCTACTTCATTCCCGCTCTTTTGCAGACGATGTTCGCTTTAAACAAGGAAAAGAACTTTTCAGCGGCGAACTGACGGTAAAAAACGGTAAAATTAGTTTGCCTATAATTAAAAGCCATCCAATTACTGTACAAGGAAAATCGCTGCTTCACTCGGCTCCTCTGTCCACCGAAGCTTTTAAGAAAGGATTTTTCGGAGACTGGGGGCAGTACATTATTCCTTTTTCGTTGCTTATGTTTGCCTTTTCGACTGCCATCTCCTGGTCGTACTACGGAGACAGGGCTGTAACCTACCTTTGGGGAAGCAAATATGTTCGTACATATCATGTAATTTATGTGATTGGCTTCTTCTTTGCTTCGTTTACAGATACAACAATTATTTGGATATTTTCGGGCATATCCATAGCACTCATGACTCTTCCCAACCTGTTGGGAATTCTGTTGCTGCATAAAGAGGTTAAAACATCTGTAGATGAATACTGGAAAAAATATAAAGAATAA
- a CDS encoding cation diffusion facilitator family transporter, producing the protein MLKNKTMEHDHHTHDTSTGNIKVAFFLNFIFAIVELIGGIYTNSVSILSDALHDFGDSVSLGIAWYLQKISKKRSDNFYSYGYKRFSLMGAIFISVILLAGSIVVIKECIERIIEPQTPDATGMLLLAILGIVVNGAAVLRLKKGTTLNERAVSLHMMEDVLGWIAVLVVSIVMHFVNLPILDPLLSIGISIWILTNVYRNLKGTFRILLQKVPYDVNLKELEQEIRSVKNVYSIHDVHLWTLDGEENILTLHAVVHPLTTLDEQQVIKEEIKTRCSDHHIHHATIEFETESESCELTECGTRC; encoded by the coding sequence ATGCTAAAGAATAAAACAATGGAACACGATCATCATACACACGACACCTCGACCGGAAACATAAAAGTTGCCTTCTTCTTAAATTTCATCTTCGCAATTGTAGAGCTTATAGGAGGTATATATACAAACAGTGTGTCCATCCTCTCGGATGCGCTTCACGACTTTGGAGACTCGGTCTCGCTGGGAATTGCCTGGTATTTGCAGAAAATATCCAAGAAGCGAAGCGACAATTTCTATTCTTACGGATACAAACGGTTTTCGCTGATGGGAGCTATTTTTATATCAGTAATTTTACTCGCAGGTTCTATCGTAGTAATCAAAGAATGTATTGAACGCATAATCGAGCCACAAACTCCCGATGCAACCGGAATGCTCCTATTGGCCATATTGGGAATAGTGGTAAACGGGGCAGCTGTTTTACGGTTAAAAAAAGGTACGACATTGAACGAGCGGGCTGTTTCTCTTCATATGATGGAAGATGTTTTGGGATGGATAGCGGTACTCGTAGTAAGTATCGTAATGCATTTTGTTAATCTGCCTATTCTTGATCCACTCTTATCTATAGGAATAAGCATATGGATTCTTACCAATGTATATCGTAACCTGAAAGGCACTTTTAGGATATTACTTCAAAAAGTTCCGTACGATGTAAATTTAAAAGAACTAGAGCAGGAAATTAGGAGCGTAAAAAATGTATACTCCATACACGATGTGCATCTATGGACGTTGGACGGAGAAGAAAATATTCTTACTTTACACGCAGTAGTGCATCCCTTAACCACACTGGATGAACAACAGGTGATAAAAGAAGAGATTAAAACACGCTGCTCTGACCACCATATTCACCATGCCACCATTGAGTTTGAAACCGAATCCGAAAGCTGTGAGCTAACAGAATGTGGAACGAGATGCTAA
- a CDS encoding sodium ion-translocating decarboxylase subunit beta, whose protein sequence is MENIDFLVLFQGFGTMMAGGWVLAVARISLVLLGMLLVYLGWKGVLEPMVMIPMGIGMVAINCGTLFMPGGGLSNLFLDPMLSDTNELMNMMQIDFLQPVYTLTFSNGLIACFVFMGIGTLLDVGFLLQKPYVSIFLALCAELGTFLVLPIAHAFGLSLGESASIAMVGGADGPMVLFTSLALAKNLFVPITVVAYLYLGLTYGGYPYLVKLLVPKRLRAIKMVQTRAPKNYSAKVKLAFSVLLCAVLSFLFPVASPLFFSLFLGVAVRESGMKHINDFVSGPLLYGSTFMLGVLLGVLCDAKLLLDPKVLKLLVLGIAALLLSGIGGIMGGYIMYFIKKGNYNPVIGIAAVSCVPTTAKVAQKIVTKDNPDSFIMGDALGANISGVITSAIITGIYITIVPYL, encoded by the coding sequence ATGGAGAATATTGATTTCTTAGTGCTTTTTCAGGGATTCGGGACGATGATGGCTGGCGGCTGGGTATTGGCCGTTGCGCGTATTTCGCTTGTATTACTTGGAATGTTGCTGGTTTATCTGGGTTGGAAGGGCGTATTGGAACCGATGGTGATGATTCCTATGGGTATTGGTATGGTGGCCATTAATTGCGGTACGCTTTTTATGCCGGGAGGTGGATTGAGCAACTTGTTTCTGGATCCAATGTTGAGTGATACCAACGAGCTGATGAACATGATGCAGATCGATTTTTTGCAGCCTGTATATACGCTTACCTTTAGCAACGGGTTGATTGCATGTTTTGTTTTCATGGGGATTGGTACTTTGTTGGATGTGGGCTTTTTATTGCAGAAGCCTTATGTGAGTATTTTCCTGGCGTTGTGTGCCGAGTTGGGTACTTTTTTAGTACTTCCTATCGCGCATGCATTTGGTCTTAGCTTGGGCGAAAGTGCTTCCATTGCTATGGTTGGCGGTGCAGACGGACCGATGGTGTTATTCACGTCGCTGGCACTGGCAAAGAATTTGTTTGTGCCGATTACGGTTGTGGCTTACCTGTATCTGGGACTTACCTATGGTGGGTATCCTTATTTGGTGAAGTTGCTTGTTCCAAAAAGGTTGCGTGCTATCAAAATGGTTCAGACCCGTGCGCCCAAGAATTACAGTGCTAAGGTGAAACTGGCTTTTTCAGTGTTATTGTGCGCGGTGCTTAGTTTCTTGTTTCCGGTGGCTTCGCCACTGTTTTTTTCGCTGTTCCTGGGTGTGGCTGTACGGGAGTCCGGCATGAAGCATATTAATGATTTTGTGAGCGGACCGCTGCTTTACGGTTCAACATTCATGCTTGGAGTGTTGCTGGGCGTGTTGTGTGATGCCAAATTGTTATTGGATCCTAAAGTGTTGAAGTTGTTGGTACTGGGTATAGCGGCGTTGTTGCTGTCTGGTATTGGTGGTATAATGGGTGGTTATATCATGTATTTTATAAAGAAAGGAAATTATAATCCAGTTATCGGTATTGCGGCCGTAAGTTGTGTCCCCACCACTGCCAAGGTGGCCCAGAAGATTGTTACAAAAGACAATCCGGATTCATTCATAATGGGTGATGCGTTGGGTGCCAATATTTCGGGGGTAATTACGTCGGCTATCATAACGGGTATTTACATTACAATAGTTCCCTATTTATAA